Sequence from the Phragmites australis chromosome 6, lpPhrAust1.1, whole genome shotgun sequence genome:
aggcgtcTAAACAAGCAAAGCCCAACACAGCATGCAGCCGTGAGCCCGTGACAGATCTCAGTGCCCGACGGTCACCACCGGCGCGAACGCGGTGCCGAAGGAGCAGTCGGCGCCAGCCTGCGCACGGAGGGAGCTGACGACCGCCGCACCCTCGAGGAGGTCCTGGATCGCCCTGGCGTAGTACGCACGCAGCCGCCGCAGCGCGCGCCTGTACAGCGCCGCCATCCATCGCATCCGCAGCCGCCGGATCGCGCCAAAGAACCTCCTTTTCCCGCCGAGCCTCGCTaccgtcatcttcttcttccttccccCCGCGggcgccgcccccgccgccctAGCCGCGGACCGCCGCGGCACCCGGAACAGCACGGCCCGCCGCGCCACGCGGCCTGCCCGGTGCTGCAGGTCCTCCATCGATCTCCGAATCTCTTCCATTGCTGCTTGGCCTGGCAAGGAGGCTGCCAGGTTTGCCAGGCTAATGCTCAAATGGGATGTGTTATGCTTTGCGTGAGTAGTTTATGGGACATTATTAAGCTTGCAGTATTGTTTATAGCGGGAGGGAGATGGCTAGCTCTTGCGGAATGGTGAGGTCAGAGAAGTTGATGTGCTTCGTACACATAGAGGCCTGCAACCCTTCCACGCATGGCTCACATTGCTTGCTTAGAGCAAGTACAGTAGTACAGAATTTCTGATGACCAGAGGTGAAGAACTGAGTTAGAATTCGATTATAGTTGCATGCATCGATATACCTTTCAGTGATGCTTCGTGTGCGAAAGGGCAGAAGAATTTTGTCCTTTCCAAGCGTACGTTGACAGATTGCGACGGGCCGGTTTGTGGACTGAATAAATTCCGTGCAGAAAATTAAAATGCATGGGTACAGTATAGTGCACCGGTCGATTATTCTAAATTTCGATTGACACTTTGGCAGTGACGCGTCTGAATTATGATGAACGCTGAGCCGTGGAGTGATTTGTCCTCAGCTATCCGTTCCCGCCAGACTTATCATCACTAGTACCGTATTAACAAATCATGCATGCGCAATCAACAAGATGCATACAAGCATATATGCAAAGTTCAAGCTTATCAAGGTAGGATCGATGGAGAAGCCAGCTGAAACGATCTAGATTCTGCTGTCTGTTTGTATTCTAGCGTGATGAGTCATGGATGGGATTATGGGAAGTGATGGATCTTGAGGGCAGTTTCAACTTATTAGCTCTAACTATTAGAGTATACTTCTTAAAATTTATACGAGTTATGTCGTTTCTAATTCTTTCACACCTCACATAGGAGAGATACTAATCTGAGATATGTTTCATGCTCAAAGTTATCTCTTGATTAAGAGATGATTCTCTAAAATTCTCCTCTACATCTATAAAATAAAAACTAGCAGTTAATTTTTATCTtcacatccatttatttctctactatgtatatatgtaaAGTAAGAGCTAATAGGTTGGTTGAGCTGCTGAAGATATGGCTAAGCATGCGTCAGAGCTTACCTCAGTCGGTATGCATGGACCGCATGGTACAGGGTACACCAATAAGCATGCATATTGCTGCAACGAGTGCAATTGTATTAAAGTTGTTTAGGATATCAGCCAATTGTCTCTAGAGGGTCAAAGCTTCCTGTATAAATAAGAAACATATTGCCTCATCGATAACAGCGAGGATCTGCTACTCACTCCATGTATTAAAATATTCTGCTCTGCGGTGTATGAGAGCTCAGGaacaaaataataattaaaaagatACTACTGGATTAGGTTTTTTAAAGGAGGGGTGATTATATTAATTGAAGCACAAACATATTACAAACAGAAATCTGACAAGGATAACACAACAATACAACACAGTTCCATCCCTGCCTTTCACACCCTGAGCTTACTCTACGATCCGTTGTAACCTAATCGAAGGAACCGAAATCATACTCTGCACCGACGAGGAGGGACCACAGGCCAATAAATTTTTCGAAGCCACCCAGAATAGCATACTACAACCAGGATACATAAAAAATGATGAACGCGTTGGGCAAACCCGTCGGCCAGCAAGGAACCTGGCGTCGTCGAACACGTCAACGACCCGGACAGGAGAACCAAGCTCACACCCCTTCATTGAGATGCAACTAGACCAGAGACCAGCACCACTAGCAGAACACCGGTAGTCTGGTGAACCATACTCATGCACATACACATATGTATTACCATACTCAAACTCAAACACAAAATTAACctatacacatacacatacgcATCACATACACATACGTAGAACATACTAACATCCTGCCCTGGCTCGTAAACCACCGAACCGCCACTCACAAGGACCTCCACCATCACGGCGAACTCACCGACGGCCACCACCAACAGGCACACGTCGCCAAGCACGGAGACGCGGTTACCCACCACGACAACCACCGGAACAAGGCGCCACACGCTGGGGGCCAAAAGGGAGACTCACGCGGTCATCCCAAACAGGTCCCTCGTGACGAAGAGGCCCGAGCGGGAAAGCACACAAACACGCTCGCCACTCTCCTAGCTTACAAAGAGGACGAACGACAGCAAAAGCCTGACATCAAAAACTCCaccaaaaaaacaaacaaacctaTTGATCTACCAAACTAAAAACTACTCCCTACACTACTGACCAGCCAGATGTCGATCCATCCCCACCTACTTTGAGGCTACGTCGAAGGAGGCGAGTAGACGGGATCAACACCAGATCCGAAAATCTCCTCGCTTCCTCCTTATCTACTGTAGAAGGGGACTGGGTCCGAGAGActtaggccgtgtttgtttgagcttctgcttttgagcttctctgaaaagcagtgcttttggcttttctgaaaagctgcttttggaaataggttgttggcttctgcaataaatttttagcttctcagcacatagcttctcagagaagcacatctcagcgagcttctcagctttagttcattttcctcagaaacaggcttctggcttctccagaagccacttctccagaacctcgtttgttctggcttctggcttctggcttctgccagtagcagaagcagtttcagaagcagaAACAAACACAGCCTTAATGTAAAAGGGAGTTACTACTGGATTGGGTGGTTTCACGAAATCCGGTGTCTTGCGAATTTGTGACATGGAACCGAATAAGGCCCATAAGTTATTTAAAGAATGAGGCCCAGTACTAGGTCGAGGTCCAGAGCAACAAAACAGGGAAGGCCACAAGCCCACGAGTCACCAAGGGGAACTGTTGCATGCCAGCACGGTTTGTATTCAGCTTTCCTGATTTCCTAGACAGATTTGTATTCTACTGTACGTAGTTCTATAATGGCAGCACAGAATACGTTTGATCAGGAGAGGAAACACACATAATTAACTGGTTCTATCTCAAGGACCTGTTATCAAACATCTAGATTATTTCCTTAATCAATCGAAGAGGCAGCCACCCTGACTGTTTCCTATGGTACACTACTACTGAAACGTTATTGTGATAGGTTATTACTGTCGTTTCAGTTCCTACTAAGAATCGGTTTACAGTCGTTTCGGTTCTTAGAATCGGTATTAGCAGTTTATTAAATAAAGAATCAatagtaaaaaattaattattattGTCAGTTTATGTTAATAATCGACACTAATACTATTATTGTTTGTTCTTGATATGAATCacaactaaaatatatttttattgtcgGTTCTTGatataaattataataataatagagAAAATATCACTATAGATTCTTGTTATAAACCGATAATAATAATAGGCAATAACTCATCTTAAAAAGttcataacttcttcatatacAGTCAAATGAAAATAAcctctatataaaaattgtatctGGTGATGACCTCTATAACTTTGCAGTTGATAATATACCCAAATAGTCATCCAAAATTTTAGacaagaaagatcaaaagaatagATCGCCCTACAACCATTAGCTATAATAATAAGGTAAAATTGTAAATAAACTACACACGAGATGTGTGGTCATAGATTTGATCCCTACGTACTATGTTTGAAAAATTACATGACTTTGACTCACAACTATTGGGTGACTTTtgggtgcaattttttttattttttatttacctAAAAATGAGTATCATCGTTTGTTAAAAAACCGGCAGTAGTCACGTTTTATGTAGCAGTGATCACATGTCTTCGTGCTCGTAGCAGGTTGTTTGCCTTTTCTCTCTGTCCGTCTCCTTCCCTGACGCGACGCGCGGCACCCCACCTCGCCGGCCCTAACACTTTCACATTCTCGCCTTGCTGGGCGACGTGGACCAAGCTCTCACCCGTCCTCCCTGTGGCCCAGCGAGATCCCGTCCACCTGCCCACGCACAAGGCTGCCTTTCGCCGTGATCCTGTCCGGCTGTCCCCATTCTTCATCTTATTCCACTGGAAATTAATACTGGTAGTATCACTTCCAACTTCCAAGCCACGCATAATTTAATCTCGCTCGTCCGGCATAGAGACAGGGCGTGTTCCAACAAATCACTAGTTTATTGCGCATATGGCACTGCTCTACTGTTGTATTCTTGTAGCATACGGCAAGCATGATATAGTACACGACCTCTTAGTCATGGCAGCGCAAAGGGGCGGAACGACAGCACTGGAAGGTCGGCGCATGCAGACACAGTGCGTGCAGGCGAAGAGGGGTGGAGGAGTGACAACTACGGTCCCTAAGGGGTCGTCTGATCCGGCGCAGTAACGACCGATAAGGCCAATCAGGAGTGGTGAAGATGAGGGGAGGTCATGCGGGAttcgggaggagcagatcggtGGCGTCGTCGGCGCGGAGGTGACTTATGTGCCCCGTGCTCGCGCGGCACGGCCTGACGACACCAGTTTCTATGCCGGCTGCCATGCGGAGCGGGACGAAACGGTGGCGCTCGGCTTCGTTCCGGCGGGCGCTTGTGGATGGATTTAGGCAGCTCGGCTCTGAAAGAAACACGATCTTGAGGCAAATGTACAGTGTACTTACTAACCGGGTCATCCGACCCTGGTGACTTTTGGCAAAAACCCTCTGTAGCGATGCTATTGAGTCGGTGATGACCTCGTGATTAAAGCTAAGGTTTTGCTTGATGACCCCGGTGGTTGTAATTCCTGGATTCGCCATCTTCTTGTCCCGGAGCACAACGAAAGCGTTGTCGAGCGAAAGGATGGCAGCCATCGACGCCCAGGCGCGCCCATCTTGTCGTACGCCAgttccagttttttttttaattttgaaaataaaaaatgcaaatatataGATGCTATTATTTAGCTCTCCAAAacatttcaactcaaacaattacttatacaataaaaaaatacaaattttagGATTCATAAAATTTATCGTTTTCTATTTCTCATTATATAAGTTATACTTTTATCTGAAAATTTTTAGAGAGCTTGATGCATCTCGTATTagtcctttaaaaaaaat
This genomic interval carries:
- the LOC133920346 gene encoding uncharacterized protein LOC133920346 gives rise to the protein MEEIRRSMEDLQHRAGRVARRAVLFRVPRRSAARAAGAAPAGGRKKKMTVARLGGKRRFFGAIRRLRMRWMAALYRRALRRLRAYYARAIQDLLEGAAVVSSLRAQAGADCSFGTAFAPVVTVGH